A genomic window from Equus caballus isolate H_3958 breed thoroughbred chromosome 5, TB-T2T, whole genome shotgun sequence includes:
- the MYOCOS gene encoding myocilin opposite strand protein has product MAQQSPTGKGIDLPIRDLALEVTRRRFTLTTREEMFTKKGDEAQEMLSDSDLEQVGPPGTEGPAVPPPPPPSPAEDSEVS; this is encoded by the exons ATGGCTCAGCAGAGCCCCACAGGCAAGGGCATTGACCTCCCCATCAGAGACCTGGCCTTGGAGGTGACCAGGCGCAGATTCACCCTGACCACGAG AGAAGAGATGTTTACCAAGAAAGGTGACGAAGCCCAGGAGATGCTCTCTGATTCGGATCTGGAGCAAGTGGGTCCTCCTGGCACAGAAGGCCCCGCggtacccccacccccacccccttctccagCCGAGGACTCTGAGGTCTCTTAG